One segment of Sulfobacillus thermosulfidooxidans DSM 9293 DNA contains the following:
- the surE gene encoding 5'/3'-nucleotidase SurE: MKRQQILITNDDGINALGLSLLAQSMSEVADVYVVSPELERSAMGHAITMHKPLHATPVTFLEGVQMAWRINGTPSDCVKLGIEMLLPEKPDLLLSGINHGSNLGRDIYYSGTVSAAMEGMFLGVPSMALSYNGDDAEGLKSAAEFTKTWVFSENFERPPKGILYNVNFPSVSQGIPSQIAWVRLGRREYANDFHKRVDPRGREYFWLAGRAQDVTEDTGTDVGALAAGFITITPLHMDATAYHLLPEKNRMEVPSWPKR; this comes from the coding sequence ATGAAACGCCAACAAATTTTAATTACGAATGATGATGGTATTAACGCATTAGGTTTGTCTCTTCTCGCTCAATCCATGAGTGAGGTCGCAGATGTTTATGTGGTCTCACCAGAATTAGAACGCAGTGCCATGGGCCATGCCATTACGATGCATAAGCCACTCCATGCTACTCCTGTGACCTTTCTTGAGGGTGTTCAGATGGCATGGCGTATTAACGGAACACCTTCTGATTGCGTGAAATTAGGCATCGAAATGTTGCTGCCGGAAAAACCCGACTTGTTATTATCAGGAATTAATCATGGCTCGAATTTAGGACGCGATATTTATTATTCGGGAACAGTATCCGCGGCAATGGAGGGCATGTTCTTAGGAGTTCCGTCCATGGCATTGTCTTATAACGGGGACGATGCAGAAGGATTAAAATCGGCAGCGGAATTTACCAAGACGTGGGTTTTTAGCGAAAACTTTGAGCGTCCCCCCAAAGGAATCTTATACAATGTGAATTTTCCTAGTGTGTCTCAAGGCATTCCTTCGCAAATAGCATGGGTCCGGTTGGGGCGTCGTGAATACGCTAATGACTTCCACAAACGAGTGGACCCAAGAGGGCGGGAATATTTTTGGCTTGCTGGTCGCGCCCAAGATGTGACTGAAGATACAGGCACGGATGTTGGCGCACTGGCGGCAGGTTTTATCACGATTACGCCGCTCCACATGGATGCTACAGCCTATCACTTGTTGCCCGAAAAGAACCGAATGGAAGTTCCATCATGGCCTAAACGGTAG
- a CDS encoding alpha/beta-type small acid-soluble spore protein: MARRKRGPSLLPESVRDQFKYEIASDLGLSHEIAVKGWADMPTRQLGRIGGKIGGNMVKVMIREAEKALEDSN, from the coding sequence ATGGCCCGACGCAAGCGCGGTCCATCATTGTTACCGGAAAGTGTCCGCGATCAATTCAAATATGAAATCGCGAGTGATCTGGGGCTCAGTCATGAAATCGCCGTAAAAGGATGGGCAGACATGCCGACTCGCCAATTAGGACGAATTGGCGGAAAAATCGGCGGCAACATGGTTAAAGTCATGATCCGTGAAGCCGAAAAAGCCTTAGAAGACAGCAACTGA
- a CDS encoding tetratricopeptide repeat protein: MHMMKKVIGVGFPLLLLPWLSACGSDAYLVPPQARNAPKEILMDQQAVEQRMQSIQFNLTRAITTEESAVVQDPTYAEGYSRLAQLFWQDHEPQAALIEAQKACQLQPSNVTYWNNLGQLALSTHHLRTASTAFHEALSHDPTNWTAYVGLGQAAIAQHQPNLAQVDATKALEFGGPQGPVFDLDGQVNQLKGNWNNAATFYRDAIAANPNWWQGYYDLAVVEVHWGEVSLAEQNLRQALSDNPGSSSAWLLLQSLPQTNKS, encoded by the coding sequence ATGCATATGATGAAGAAAGTGATCGGCGTTGGATTTCCATTATTACTACTTCCGTGGCTTAGCGCATGTGGATCGGACGCCTATTTAGTTCCCCCACAAGCACGAAACGCGCCTAAAGAAATTCTCATGGACCAACAAGCCGTGGAACAGCGCATGCAAAGTATCCAATTTAATTTGACGCGGGCTATCACCACTGAAGAAAGTGCGGTCGTTCAAGATCCAACGTATGCTGAAGGCTACAGTCGGTTAGCGCAATTATTTTGGCAGGACCATGAACCGCAAGCGGCCTTAATAGAAGCACAAAAGGCCTGTCAGCTCCAACCCAGTAACGTAACGTATTGGAATAATTTGGGGCAGCTAGCCCTAAGTACACATCATCTGAGGACGGCATCGACGGCATTTCATGAGGCGTTATCGCATGATCCCACGAACTGGACCGCGTATGTGGGACTGGGGCAAGCGGCGATAGCACAGCACCAGCCCAATCTAGCCCAAGTCGATGCCACAAAAGCCTTAGAATTTGGCGGACCACAAGGTCCCGTATTTGATCTTGATGGACAAGTTAATCAACTTAAGGGTAACTGGAATAATGCGGCAACATTTTACCGCGATGCTATTGCTGCCAATCCCAATTGGTGGCAAGGTTATTATGACTTGGCGGTGGTTGAAGTTCATTGGGGTGAAGTGTCGTTAGCCGAACAGAATTTGCGGCAGGCATTGTCGGATAATCCGGGAAGCTCTTCAGCATGGCTGTTGTTGCAGTCTTTGCCTCAAACCAACAAATCGTAG
- a CDS encoding DUF4264 family protein: MKVSADHEKLVMLGQRRFNGFTPYQVVTFLNQILKERGVIFGLRQLGDDNELTIYDISDNAKEP; encoded by the coding sequence ATGAAGGTGTCAGCGGATCACGAAAAATTAGTTATGCTTGGGCAACGCCGGTTTAATGGGTTTACCCCGTATCAAGTCGTAACATTTCTCAATCAAATTTTAAAAGAGCGTGGTGTGATTTTCGGTTTACGTCAGTTGGGCGACGACAACGAATTAACTATTTATGACATTTCAGATAATGCCAAAGAACCCTAA
- the miaB gene encoding tRNA (N6-isopentenyl adenosine(37)-C2)-methylthiotransferase MiaB, translating into MNSQTFYIKTYGCQMNERDSEIMAGQLRQMGYQPVNDEKSAELIIVNTCAVRGSAEEHALGYIGQLKQLKDQNPSMRLAVAGCMSQEPGTIAWLKKHAAHVDLVFGTHNLHELPKLLDEVEQSDEMVIDVWKSAGEVVEHLPSQRADGVQAFVNIIYGCDKFCTYCIVPFTRGKERSREIPAIVNEVKALAQEGYQDITVLGQNVNSYGHDLNPAVDLADLLVELEKIDGVRWLRYTTSHPRDFSQKLIDTIAQSQKITHHVHLPVQSGSNPILKRMNRKYTREQYLDLIERVKRAIPDAVLTTDIIVGFPGETEEDFEATMDLVRQVRYDAAFTFLYSPREGTPAARWEGRDPVPNPVKKERLNRLMSLQYQISLEANQQLIGRTELVLIEGLSKKNPNVWAGRTHTNKVVLIDRDPAVDLIDRFVPVRITQAKTFYLTGEVVGAPVSDPSPRRRVELPLV; encoded by the coding sequence ATGAATTCCCAAACGTTTTATATTAAAACCTACGGCTGCCAAATGAATGAGCGCGACTCCGAAATCATGGCAGGGCAACTTCGGCAAATGGGTTATCAACCTGTCAACGATGAAAAATCGGCCGAACTCATCATCGTTAATACGTGCGCTGTACGGGGAAGTGCTGAGGAACATGCGCTAGGATATATTGGTCAACTTAAACAGCTCAAAGATCAAAATCCTTCCATGCGGCTTGCTGTAGCGGGATGCATGTCGCAAGAACCCGGGACCATCGCCTGGTTGAAAAAGCATGCAGCGCATGTCGATTTGGTTTTTGGCACGCACAATTTGCACGAACTACCGAAATTGCTGGATGAAGTGGAACAAAGCGATGAAATGGTGATAGATGTTTGGAAGAGCGCTGGCGAAGTTGTGGAACATTTACCATCCCAGCGAGCAGATGGTGTTCAGGCGTTTGTCAATATTATTTATGGGTGTGACAAGTTTTGCACCTATTGTATCGTTCCGTTTACACGGGGAAAAGAACGATCCCGTGAGATACCTGCTATTGTCAATGAAGTGAAGGCGTTAGCCCAGGAGGGATACCAAGACATCACGGTCTTGGGGCAAAATGTGAACTCCTATGGGCATGATTTGAACCCAGCGGTTGATTTAGCAGATTTGCTGGTGGAACTAGAAAAGATTGATGGCGTACGGTGGTTACGATACACCACGTCACATCCTCGAGACTTTAGCCAAAAACTAATCGACACGATTGCACAAAGCCAAAAAATTACGCATCATGTTCATCTTCCCGTACAATCGGGATCCAATCCGATTTTAAAGCGCATGAACCGTAAATATACGCGCGAGCAATATTTGGACTTAATTGAGCGCGTCAAAAGGGCCATTCCCGATGCTGTCTTGACGACCGATATTATCGTCGGATTTCCTGGTGAGACAGAGGAAGATTTCGAAGCAACGATGGATTTAGTCCGGCAGGTACGATATGATGCCGCGTTTACGTTCCTGTATTCTCCGCGAGAGGGAACACCTGCTGCCCGGTGGGAAGGGCGGGATCCTGTGCCGAATCCTGTGAAGAAAGAACGGTTAAATCGTTTGATGTCGCTCCAATATCAAATCAGTCTGGAAGCGAACCAACAGCTCATTGGACGCACGGAACTGGTATTGATTGAAGGATTGAGCAAAAAGAATCCCAATGTCTGGGCCGGCCGGACTCACACGAACAAAGTGGTGTTGATTGATCGCGATCCTGCTGTCGATCTGATTGATCGCTTTGTACCCGTAAGGATTACTCAGGCCAAGACATTTTATCTAACCGGCGAAGTGGTTGGGGCTCCTGTCTCGGATCCTTCCCCAAGACGCCGTGTCGAATTGCCGCTGGTCTAA
- a CDS encoding peptidoglycan-binding protein, which yields MAGVASNLIASALSLSLLSPGLKTTQINNHHPVAVASLQADLDVLGFNAGPLDGQMSTRTYQAMAEFVTQFGQSPSQSLGQQVSQIVKSLPNLGTELSGTSILAMQSWLTRWHLYHGPLNGQSSSAFMQAIRRFERNTGIPVTSQLDGTTLATLAHLAVITQAAHHHWTYVAEKGDQMRQLAWAAGLPLSQFESLNTLHGNLLWVGQVVNFSATTPSKTHPSIQSVHQHPTTTAPDHGTTSPSPHNSSSSVPSTPSQNVSTPAPSSAIFSNIQPIAAFVVYNPSRKVLTALLQAQKSFPHDLIDVAVTGLWAVNHPQCMKLLAQSGNEIITSGYTGISLNQLPAWGVRQEITWAKRAIQTTTGIAPVFVSQPSTFDQSITSLIDGLNMIAMSPNVMISSSSWSTNLVTSMLLSHEDQIVGTTDYPQSVEQWDSFFKALQSHQFVFLTLGQIWANGA from the coding sequence ATGGCAGGAGTTGCGTCAAATCTTATTGCAAGTGCGCTATCGTTGTCGTTGCTGTCACCGGGTCTCAAAACAACGCAAATAAATAATCATCATCCGGTGGCTGTGGCGTCTTTACAAGCGGATCTCGATGTCTTAGGGTTCAATGCGGGTCCACTTGATGGCCAGATGTCTACGAGGACGTATCAAGCGATGGCAGAGTTCGTGACACAGTTTGGGCAAAGTCCGTCTCAATCATTGGGGCAGCAAGTTTCGCAGATTGTCAAATCTTTGCCCAATTTGGGAACTGAGTTGTCTGGAACCAGCATTTTGGCTATGCAGTCGTGGTTAACCCGGTGGCATCTTTACCACGGCCCCTTAAACGGGCAGTCTTCTTCTGCATTCATGCAAGCCATTCGGCGATTCGAACGAAATACGGGAATCCCGGTGACAAGCCAATTGGATGGCACAACCCTTGCAACCCTTGCGCATTTGGCAGTGATAACACAAGCAGCTCATCATCATTGGACGTATGTGGCTGAAAAGGGCGACCAAATGCGCCAGTTGGCCTGGGCAGCTGGCCTTCCATTATCGCAATTTGAATCGCTAAATACTCTTCATGGGAACTTACTTTGGGTTGGTCAAGTGGTAAATTTTTCGGCGACGACGCCGTCTAAGACGCATCCCAGCATCCAAAGCGTTCATCAACACCCTACAACAACGGCGCCTGATCACGGAACGACCTCACCTAGCCCGCACAATTCTTCTTCATCTGTCCCCTCGACCCCGTCCCAAAACGTCTCGACCCCAGCCCCGTCTTCCGCCATCTTTAGCAATATTCAGCCCATTGCGGCCTTTGTGGTCTATAATCCCTCGCGCAAGGTGTTAACGGCATTACTGCAAGCTCAAAAAAGTTTTCCGCATGATTTAATTGACGTGGCCGTTACCGGATTGTGGGCTGTGAATCATCCTCAGTGCATGAAATTATTAGCGCAAAGTGGTAATGAAATTATCACCAGTGGATATACCGGTATCTCTTTAAATCAATTACCCGCCTGGGGTGTACGCCAAGAAATCACGTGGGCCAAACGCGCAATCCAAACGACAACAGGCATCGCTCCGGTGTTTGTGAGCCAGCCAAGCACCTTTGATCAATCGATCACAAGCCTCATCGATGGGCTGAATATGATCGCTATGTCACCGAACGTGATGATATCGTCCTCCTCGTGGTCTACCAACCTAGTGACATCGATGTTGCTTTCTCATGAAGATCAAATTGTGGGAACTACGGATTATCCCCAAAGTGTTGAGCAGTGGGACAGCTTTTTTAAAGCTCTCCAATCGCACCAGTTTGTTTTTTTGACTTTAGGTCAGATTTGGGCGAATGGAGCATAA
- the hflX gene encoding GTPase HflX: MQSERVILVGTSEKGEAARIRGLQELDELALLVAQAGGDVTYKYLQSRDNPDDGLGPGALHEIAAKVEELQSPVVVSNDDLAPSRLHQWARILGPDVRIIDRTQVILDIFAQRAQSREGRIQVELAQLKYLLPRLRQSGRTPSRAGAGIGTRGPGETHLEMDRRKIRTRIKNLEESIAILQRERTARRRRRQYHRVPLITMVGYTNVGKSTLFERMTRRAQLAQDALFVTLDPSVHRILIPGTGPALLTDTVGFVQRLPHTLVAAFRATLDEVVEADVLLEVLDASVPTLDQQQDAIEQVLEEIGAQHIKRIKVYNQWDKLPPDTSKPQDGVAISARYDTNFSDLYTAIGRALTDFYVERWIFVRWDDVLKWQRIYQDVQIVQRQDTEDGARLLVRAPSHLLPLLSGAMEESP, from the coding sequence ATGCAATCCGAACGAGTTATTCTTGTAGGGACCTCCGAAAAGGGAGAAGCGGCGAGAATCCGGGGATTACAAGAGTTAGACGAATTAGCGCTACTTGTCGCTCAGGCGGGTGGCGATGTCACCTATAAATATTTACAGTCCCGTGACAATCCCGATGATGGGTTGGGACCTGGAGCTCTTCACGAAATTGCGGCTAAAGTGGAAGAACTCCAAAGTCCTGTGGTGGTGTCCAACGATGATCTGGCGCCTTCCCGGTTACACCAATGGGCACGCATTTTGGGGCCTGATGTGCGGATTATCGACCGCACCCAGGTCATATTGGATATTTTTGCCCAGCGCGCGCAGTCTCGGGAAGGACGTATTCAGGTTGAATTGGCGCAACTAAAATATTTACTTCCCAGGCTCCGGCAAAGCGGGAGGACACCTTCCCGAGCCGGCGCAGGGATAGGCACACGTGGTCCGGGAGAAACGCATCTGGAAATGGACCGAAGGAAGATCCGAACACGGATCAAAAATTTGGAAGAGTCGATTGCTATTTTGCAGCGGGAGCGCACAGCTCGCAGGCGAAGACGCCAATATCACCGCGTGCCTTTAATTACCATGGTGGGATATACCAATGTGGGCAAGTCTACTTTATTTGAGCGAATGACGCGCCGTGCTCAACTAGCCCAAGATGCGTTGTTCGTGACTTTAGATCCCAGTGTTCATCGGATTTTGATTCCGGGAACTGGTCCTGCTCTTTTAACCGATACCGTCGGATTTGTTCAACGTCTACCCCATACATTAGTGGCCGCATTTCGCGCGACGCTTGATGAAGTGGTGGAAGCCGACGTGCTCTTAGAGGTTCTTGATGCATCGGTGCCGACATTAGATCAGCAGCAAGATGCCATCGAACAAGTTTTGGAGGAGATTGGGGCCCAGCACATTAAGCGCATTAAAGTATACAATCAGTGGGATAAGTTGCCACCTGATACCTCAAAGCCCCAAGATGGGGTTGCGATTTCCGCCCGGTATGACACTAACTTTAGTGATTTATATACGGCGATAGGGCGGGCTCTGACCGATTTTTACGTAGAGCGTTGGATTTTTGTGCGGTGGGACGATGTTCTAAAATGGCAGAGAATTTATCAAGATGTGCAAATTGTGCAGCGCCAAGACACCGAAGACGGGGCACGCCTATTGGTCCGGGCGCCTTCCCATTTGCTTCCGCTGCTAAGTGGGGCGATGGAAGAAAGCCCTTAA
- a CDS encoding alpha/beta-type small acid-soluble spore protein: MVQTSSDNRPVEPESEEALDKLKFEVAEDLGLDDDIKKRGWANMTTREVGKIGGNMVRRLVQKAEKDLSHHEP, encoded by the coding sequence GTGGTACAGACGAGTTCCGATAACCGCCCTGTAGAACCTGAATCCGAAGAAGCCCTAGATAAGTTGAAGTTTGAAGTGGCCGAGGATCTGGGGCTTGATGACGATATCAAAAAACGCGGTTGGGCCAACATGACCACGCGTGAAGTCGGAAAAATTGGCGGGAACATGGTACGACGTCTCGTCCAAAAAGCTGAGAAGGATTTATCACATCATGAACCGTAG
- a CDS encoding NUDIX hydrolase translates to MPKNPKIGVAAVIKNAQGELLAIRRGHEPERGRWALPGGHLEWGETLVEAVQREVREEVGIDVYPERLLYVAEIRLPDAHFVVLDFAARIMGSDQVRSQSDALEAQWINLADLDQVLWAQGMKSFFQDDTVRAYLCI, encoded by the coding sequence ATGCCAAAGAACCCTAAAATTGGTGTCGCAGCCGTTATCAAAAATGCGCAAGGTGAGCTTTTGGCCATTCGTCGCGGCCATGAGCCCGAACGCGGACGATGGGCATTGCCAGGTGGACATTTAGAATGGGGTGAGACGCTCGTCGAAGCTGTTCAGCGTGAAGTGCGCGAAGAAGTGGGCATAGACGTTTATCCCGAACGTCTTCTTTATGTCGCCGAAATAAGGTTGCCTGACGCTCACTTTGTTGTTCTAGATTTTGCAGCCCGAATTATGGGTTCGGATCAGGTGAGATCGCAATCGGATGCCCTAGAAGCCCAGTGGATCAATCTAGCCGACTTGGACCAGGTTCTGTGGGCACAAGGGATGAAATCTTTTTTTCAGGATGATACGGTGCGAGCTTATTTATGCATATGA
- a CDS encoding helicase C-terminal domain-containing protein: protein MRTDFVIVDLETTGLNPESDQVIQIAMLREMGTQTDTLAFFINPNRSVPAFVRRLTGFDTMDFSQFPTLDEVIEEIRDFIGDRLVVGHQIGFDLAFLKRAGLHIETFLDTLEWARIALPTEPSYRLENLVPEEGPFHDARNDVQATYRLLYRIRTALSHLPETTQRDLRYLLGNEWDWWQVEALPNTRPSPLDQPHGEPSGGRELVPFSHGWQSQTWLKNPTNIGKNFEEFEQRPSQEAMMAAVERAYQDQSILLVEAGTGTGKSLAYLIPAVLVSLKQGERTVIATHTLALQEQLWNKDLPMAQQDLPVNVALVKGRGQYVCLLKADEIRQTTTVLNEDRERRIAIARLLTFIAQTDRGDYDAFNPSSREAKELWQDVMADRHACAGPRCPYAGPCFMRLARRKAEESHVVIVNHALLASHMANPVVLPEFDHVIIDEAHHFADVVERTFGMEFVIADFRRILAENTARNGLFDHLKTHPDLFSPIEYLRAQSITLLERLESLENVFIAETPPSDYNRQAVRVTTERFESWQGTQVEKTMALTREAMANVAQASRDIWSAAEAIFGDVIKNDPTWLRFEKWADDMSSYSLHLDQWGPPTSQQVSWWEATHLDTNPQITLRFGPVDVAPLVHDTLWNQIKTGVLTSATLSVAGDFDYMARSLGIPKERMRTMRLPSPFNVRANSVLAIPSDIPDVNSAEHLKELAEFLIEVVPRINGRTLVLTTSHKSLRVLADKLRPVLDPLGIVTLAQGIDGPSVRLVDQFKQSSRAILLGAAGLWEGVDVPGADLSLVVMARLPFAAPGDPLEEARLERIAQRGQSAFYQRTLPQAILRFQQGFGRLLRTKNDRGAVVVYDPRIIRSRYGAKFIQALAGPTIVVQPTHHVRQVIHDFIVKGGHDVDETPTNFNYE, encoded by the coding sequence ATGCGAACAGATTTCGTCATTGTGGACCTCGAAACTACAGGGTTAAATCCTGAGTCGGACCAAGTGATTCAAATTGCTATGCTACGGGAAATGGGCACTCAGACCGATACCCTGGCTTTTTTTATTAATCCGAATAGGTCGGTTCCAGCATTTGTAAGACGATTAACAGGGTTTGACACCATGGACTTTTCACAATTTCCGACATTGGATGAGGTTATTGAGGAGATTCGGGACTTTATCGGCGATCGATTAGTGGTGGGACATCAAATTGGTTTTGATCTCGCTTTTCTCAAGCGGGCCGGACTTCACATCGAGACCTTTCTCGATACATTAGAATGGGCTCGAATTGCGTTGCCAACGGAACCGTCTTATCGTCTCGAAAATTTAGTCCCTGAGGAAGGGCCGTTTCATGATGCTCGTAATGATGTCCAAGCCACTTATCGCCTGCTATATCGTATTCGCACGGCATTAAGTCATCTACCTGAAACGACACAACGAGATTTACGGTACTTATTGGGGAATGAATGGGATTGGTGGCAAGTGGAGGCTCTACCCAATACTCGTCCCTCGCCTTTAGATCAACCCCACGGAGAACCAAGCGGTGGGCGCGAACTTGTTCCTTTCAGTCATGGATGGCAATCTCAAACCTGGTTAAAAAATCCTACGAACATCGGCAAAAATTTTGAAGAATTTGAACAGCGTCCTTCTCAAGAAGCCATGATGGCTGCAGTCGAGCGAGCATACCAAGATCAATCCATTTTGTTGGTCGAAGCCGGCACGGGAACCGGCAAGAGTCTCGCTTATCTTATTCCTGCGGTGCTTGTGTCTTTGAAACAAGGAGAACGCACGGTCATTGCCACGCATACTTTAGCGTTGCAAGAGCAGTTGTGGAATAAAGATTTACCGATGGCCCAACAGGATTTACCGGTCAATGTGGCGTTAGTCAAGGGGCGTGGACAGTATGTCTGTTTGCTGAAGGCTGATGAAATACGGCAAACGACGACGGTTCTCAATGAAGACCGTGAACGCCGTATCGCTATTGCTCGGCTATTGACTTTTATTGCCCAAACTGACCGGGGTGATTACGATGCATTCAATCCGTCTTCACGAGAAGCCAAAGAGTTGTGGCAAGATGTTATGGCTGATCGCCATGCGTGCGCTGGTCCTCGTTGTCCCTACGCGGGTCCTTGCTTTATGCGCCTAGCCCGGCGAAAAGCGGAAGAAAGCCATGTTGTTATTGTCAATCACGCATTACTGGCGTCTCATATGGCCAATCCGGTTGTTCTTCCGGAATTCGATCACGTGATTATTGACGAGGCCCATCACTTTGCTGATGTTGTCGAGCGGACTTTTGGTATGGAATTCGTGATTGCGGACTTTAGGCGAATATTGGCTGAAAATACGGCAAGAAATGGTCTCTTTGATCATTTGAAGACGCACCCGGACTTATTTAGCCCCATAGAATATTTGCGAGCGCAAAGTATTACGTTGCTCGAGCGTTTGGAAAGTTTGGAGAACGTGTTCATTGCGGAAACCCCTCCCAGTGATTATAACCGGCAAGCCGTGCGAGTCACGACAGAGCGGTTCGAATCATGGCAGGGAACTCAGGTGGAAAAAACGATGGCGTTGACCCGTGAGGCCATGGCGAATGTCGCACAGGCATCACGAGATATTTGGAGTGCTGCGGAAGCGATATTTGGGGATGTGATTAAAAATGATCCTACCTGGTTACGTTTTGAGAAGTGGGCAGATGATATGTCATCGTATAGTCTGCACTTGGACCAGTGGGGACCCCCGACTTCGCAGCAGGTAAGCTGGTGGGAAGCCACACACTTAGACACTAATCCGCAAATCACTTTGCGCTTTGGACCGGTGGATGTTGCTCCATTAGTCCATGACACGTTATGGAACCAAATTAAAACCGGTGTGCTAACCTCCGCTACTTTAAGTGTGGCAGGGGATTTTGATTACATGGCGCGAAGTCTGGGGATTCCGAAAGAACGCATGCGCACTATGCGATTGCCTTCGCCCTTTAACGTGCGTGCGAACAGCGTATTAGCCATTCCGTCGGATATTCCCGATGTGAATAGCGCTGAACATCTGAAAGAATTGGCCGAATTTCTCATCGAGGTCGTGCCCCGGATTAATGGCAGGACTTTGGTTTTGACGACATCGCACAAGAGTTTGCGAGTACTCGCGGATAAACTCCGTCCGGTTCTTGATCCCTTAGGGATCGTGACATTGGCCCAAGGGATTGATGGACCGAGTGTACGACTCGTCGACCAATTTAAGCAATCGTCCCGGGCAATTCTGCTGGGCGCTGCAGGATTGTGGGAAGGGGTTGATGTACCGGGAGCAGATCTCTCCCTGGTGGTCATGGCGCGCTTACCTTTTGCGGCTCCGGGCGACCCTCTTGAGGAAGCCCGCTTGGAACGTATCGCTCAAAGAGGCCAATCGGCCTTTTATCAAAGGACATTGCCCCAAGCCATTTTGCGGTTTCAGCAAGGCTTTGGCCGACTTTTACGCACCAAAAATGATCGCGGTGCAGTCGTGGTCTATGACCCACGCATTATTCGCAGTCGATATGGCGCCAAATTTATTCAGGCACTGGCGGGACCAACGATTGTAGTTCAGCCGACTCATCACGTGCGCCAAGTGATTCATGATTTTATTGTTAAGGGAGGCCATGACGTTGATGAAACGCCAACAAATTTTAATTACGAATGA
- a CDS encoding TIGR04086 family membrane protein — translation MSVSVILRGFMAGALAAALIAFILALIDFNTVLSSSIVSVALWAGTLLVSAISGWVAGRGADQAGWVHGMLAALTVFLVGKVIAENLHMGAGNHLWIGLAVSIIVGMIGGMWGANTQY, via the coding sequence ATGAGTGTATCAGTAATTTTACGCGGGTTTATGGCTGGAGCTTTGGCAGCGGCTTTGATCGCGTTTATTTTAGCGTTAATTGATTTTAATACGGTGTTAAGCAGCAGTATTGTTTCTGTGGCCCTGTGGGCAGGAACGTTACTGGTTTCTGCCATTAGCGGATGGGTTGCGGGGAGAGGAGCAGACCAAGCGGGATGGGTTCATGGTATGTTAGCAGCCCTGACGGTATTTCTCGTGGGGAAAGTCATCGCCGAAAACTTGCATATGGGTGCTGGCAATCATCTGTGGATCGGACTGGCTGTTTCGATTATCGTCGGGATGATCGGTGGGATGTGGGGTGCCAACACGCAATACTGA